In the Solanum pennellii chromosome 5, SPENNV200 genome, one interval contains:
- the LOC107018619 gene encoding CDP-diacylglycerol--serine O-phosphatidyltransferase 1-like, which translates to MEPNGHRKGNKKNTVSLQNGDLSTLNIDDELDPWTSWANKPHTITLLLIGACLLIWASGALDSQNTSSSDIVASVKRGVWAMIAVYLAYSLLQAPSTVLIRPHPAIWRLVHGMAVIYLVALTFLLFQKRDDAQQFMRYLHPDLGIELPERSYGADCRIYVPENPTNRFKNLYDTLFDEFVLAHIIGWWGKAIMIRNQPLLWVLSIGFEFMELTFRHMLPNFNECWWDSIILDILICNWFGIWAGMRTVRYFDGKTYEWVGISRQPNIMGKVKRTLGQFTPAHWDKDEWRPLLGPWRFIQVLSLCVIFLTVELNTFFLKFCLWIPPRNPLIVYRLVFWWLIALPTIREYNSYLQDRKPAKKVGAFCWLSVAICIVELLICIKFGHGSFPNPMPKWVVILWSCIGTGLLMSLAAWSWHLHRTMRRKRD; encoded by the exons ATGGAGCCTAATGGACATAGAAAGGGTAACAAAAAGAATACGGTTTCCCTTCAAAACGGTGATCTTAGCACATTGAATATTGATGATGAGTTGGATCCATGGACTTCCTGGGCGAACAAACCTCACACTATTACGTTGTTGCTTATCGGTGCATGTTTACTCAT TTGGGCTAGTGGAGCTCTCGACTCACAAAACACTTCTTCCAGTGATATTGTGGCATCTGTGAAAAG GGGTGTTTGGGCTATGATTGCTGTGTATCTTGCTTACTCTTTGCTGCAAGCCCCCTCCAC CGTGCTCATTAGGCCACATCCTGCCATTTGGCGCCTAGTTCATGGAATGGCTGTCATTTACCTTGTTGCTTTGACGTTTTTGCTTTTTCAG AAGCGGGATGATGCTCAGCAATTTATGAGATATCTACATCCTGATCTTGGTATTG AGCTACCTGAAAGATCCTATGGTGCTGATTGCAGAATCTACGTACCTGAAAATCCCACAAACAGGTTTAAGAATCTTTAT GACACACTGTTTGATGAGTTTGTTTTGGCTCATATCATAGGGTGGTGGGGAAAGGCCATCATGATTCGTAATCAACCTCTTTTGTGGGTTTTGTCCATTGGATTCGAGTTTATGGAG CTTACCTTCCGCCACATGTTACCAAACTTCAATGAGTGTTGGTGGGACAGCATTATTCTTGACATATTGATCTGCAATTGGTTCG GCATATGGGCTGGAATGCGCACCGTTCGGTATTTTGATGGGAAAACATACGAGTGGGTTGGCATTAGCAGGCAACCAAATATCATGGGCAAG gtCAAGCGAACTCTTGGACAATTTACGCCAGCTCATTGGGATAAAGATGAATGGCGTCCCCTTCTAGGTCCATGGCGGTTTATTCAAGTCCTCAGTCTTTGTGTCATATTCTTGACTGTGGAGTTAAATACATTCTTTTTGAAGTTCTGTCTTTGGATTCCTCCAAGAAATCCTTTGATAGTGTATAGATTGGTTTTCTGGTGGTTAATTGCGTTACCAACAATCCGCGAATATAACTCGTATCTACAGGACAG AAAACCAGCGAAGAAGGTAGGAGCATTTTGCTGGCTTTCAGTGGCGATCTGCATTGTTGAGCTCCTAATCTGTATCAAGTTTGGACATG GATCATTTCCAAACCCAATGCCCAAATGGGTGGTAATTTTATGGTCATGTATCGGTACTGGCCTTTTGATGTCGTTGGCTGCATGGTCGTGGCATTTACATAGAACGATGAGGAGAAAGCGCGATTGA
- the LOC107020379 gene encoding uncharacterized protein LOC107020379 translates to MATLMYHMFSSSSLLSLGFYHLICTTRNRLKSAGDYVAKPYHPLSFISQPHLRRLPLYLLLLCLLISLIHQSLVSLDADPLLKGHTPVHRFTSLQAAAVVFSFLILVVFLIISESTSLLPLPPDLFFALAAALFYLQYSVSDSSASVQTSDLQAKCDSVSARISALSALLCLVIAVQPRLFLADVALAASICLQGLWVLQTGLSLYVDAFIPEGCHKLLDVVTGVEGSTKCDLEDSKLRAIAILDLAFVVHVMFVLLIVSVTYAAVAKTIGIRRFGSYEALSSADSSHIQMKAMTGTQA, encoded by the coding sequence ATGGCGACCCTAATGTATCACATGTTTTCATCGTCTTCACTGTTATCTCTGGGattctaccacctcatctgcaCCACCCGGAACCGCCTCAAATCCGCCGGAGACTACGTCGCCAAACCCTACCACCCTCTCTCCTTCATATCTCAACCGCATCTCCGCCGTCTACCTCTTTATCTCCTCCTTCTCTGCCTCCTCATTTCTCTGATCCATCAATCACTCGTCTCTTTAGATGCGGATCCTCTCCTAAAAGGTCATACTCCGGTGCACCGTTTCACCTCTCTCCAAGCCGCTGCTGTTGTTTTCTCGTTTCTAATACTCGTTGTTTTTCTCATTATCTCTGAGTCAACTTCTCTTCTCCCGCTTCCTCCCGATCTGTTCTTCGCTTTAGCTGCTGCACTTTTCTACCTACAGTATTCGGTATCCGATTCTTCTGCTTCTGTACAAACCTCCGATCTCCAGGCTAAATGTGATTCCGTTTCAGCTCGCATTTCTGCACTCTCCGCGTTACTTTGTCTCGTGATTGCTGTTCAACCTAGGCTTTTTCTGGCTGATGTTGCGTTAGCTGCTTCTATCTGTCTCCAGGGACTATGGGTTCTACAGACGGGACTTTCGCTTTATGTTGATGCGTTCATACCTGAGGGTTGTCATAAGTTGTTGGATGTTGTTACTGGGGTAGAAGGCTCAACCAAATGCGATTTGGAGGACTCTAAGCTCAGGGCTATTGCTATACTTGATTTGGCTTTTGTAGTTCATGTGATGTTTGTATTGCTCATTGTTAGTGTCACTTATGCTGCCGTTGCTAAAACTATTGGTATCAGGAGATTTGGTTCTTATGAGGCTCTTTCCAGTGCTGACTCGAGTCATATACAAATGAAGGCTATGACGGGAACTCAAGCTTGA